ACtactataatacatattatataaaacaagGACTTTTATgtctcttttaataataataatttctaaatgaATATCCATCAGctaaaattcatttttgtaattatcttttttcttgaattcagtttttcaattaatacaaataataaaataatagtttaGCTTATCACAGGTACAaatgatttaaagaaaatgagtAATTCAACCAAAATTACATTGTatactattaatgttaataatatattgaatgtACTAATAGGCAGTGTCATAAGACACATTTCATTGGTCACTATTACTTCTGCTTGTATTGCATTCTACTTAGTTTTAAGCACAGATTTAATAAAGTATAAGTTCAAAAATTcccataaaataaataaaaaatattgtagatTTAACAGAATAAGTAACAATATTGGTtgaataatcaattaaattaattatatttatattgaaaattattgttataacttttGAGTAtttgaaagtatatatattataatttataaattaagtatataaaaaaattttgaactTTACAATAAATtgagaaatttgttttttataagtTCCAATTgcattaatacaataattaaaagttatgACTGTTACACATTTtggagaaaaattattctgaATGTGAACTTACTGGTCCGAtagaaatttgtataaaaaatatgtgcAAGAGTAAGGAGTCAATGCGccgatatttttatgaaaatttccaAACATATTCCTTTACTGCTGTGCCTTTGGAAGAACATTTCCATATATCCATGATTAAACAAAGCACACGACACTTAAGAATTTGATTAATTACATTCAATTTTCTCATTCTGGATAATTTATGTAGGCATACGATACTTAGTACAGTTGTTATTCAACTTATGCTATACAAATAcaaaattgttatattgtcCCACAGTACATGTAAGATATCTTAACATTATAGTTTGTATTTATAATGTGACCTACAATTTCGCATAAATGTACTAAGCAATGATGTGTATAAAATTACATGTAAATGAAATGATTTACGATACATAAGCAGCTTAAGAAAGTGTCTACATTTTGTAATGGCAATCATTCACATTACATTTATATGCACCACTGGTACTtcagttattattaaaactgtGATAAACTATTCATATTGTTACTATGATCATcacatatactattatattctaGATCATATGTCtctttatataaaaacgtaatcatgcaaaatgaatattttttatcaaagctTATATTGCAAAGTCTTAGATATGATCATATGACATGatcatagataataatattcaatactTTTGACACTAAAATcggtattttttaaatatgtgcaaacgtaaaattatgaatcttgcaaatcattatctttagaaatacatattaaagaaatatttgtagTGTACTTTCTTATTATGCTTCAACTGCacaaaatttttgtaatagCATAAACATACAACTATAACTCAACAACCCTTACTTTCATTCACATTCATtacttgatattatttaaagcataattactatgattaaaacATTGTTCTTAGACCTTACTAGTGacttagatatatatctatacttatatatatatttatgtatgcatgtatgatTTATGATTCATATTATACACATAGACGTATACGTTGTACATAAGGATATCTCATTTTAATGAATCAatacatggaaatatttttatttgaaatttgttggttaaaaatattttgatgcATTGATTAAAATAAGATATGCTATgtcatgtatatgtatatatgtatgtatgtgtacgtatgtatgtatgtatgtatgtatgtatgtatatatgtatgtatgtatgtatgtatgtatgtatgtatgtatgtatgtatgtatgtatatatatatatatatatatatatatatatatatatatatttacgtatatttattatatatattcaaactggtgacagaaattaaaattcaatattttaacaGAAATGTAAGAGAGtgtaaaatgttatttttgattttccaCCACCAATATATACTTTATCTCTGCACTGTATTTATTACatcttttattgtattttgaaCCTCACTTAATAGTCTTGTATTCTCTGCAATATTTCTTGTTCCAGCTGCTCTTAGTTGTCGTGCTTGTAGCTCAAGTCTAGTGAGTAAATCGCGGAACTGAAACCTCGCGTGTGGTGCTATTGCAGTATCTGTAAGACTTATGCACATACCATGGAGCAAGCCAACTTTATCGGATAGTTGAAGCCAACTAGCCATGATTATAGTTGGACTACCTTTAAGATTCAAAATACTATTTTCAATGACATTCGAAATTTCGATTACACTATGTTTTACTGCACCTTTTGATTCGGCAGTTTGTTTATTTGCATCTTCATCTGTCTGTGAAGTAGACTTATTGCAATTTGGTGTAGCGTATATTGAGGAACCAAAATGTTTAGTTGAAGAAACTAATGGTTTTAGTGGCTTAGCTGGCACAACAGGTTTTTCTATATCTGTGGATGATGTCGGAGGCCATACTCTTGTGTCTCCTTTACTCGTAGAACTACGTGTTGATGCCCCACTATGATCTTCTGGTGAATCTTCACCTGCATCAACTATATCTGGTTTATTTACACCTCGAACACTTAATTTAGGACTGAGCGGTTGATTATCGCAGGAAGCTTCTTTATTTTCCCATAATTTTTTTAGGCTACTTATACTTCCGGTACTTCTACGTTTATCATCAACTTGATCATCTGTACCTAATTCTGAAGAATCTGTGATACTACTTCCAATATCATCAAAccgttttgttttatcttccacaactttatctttttctgcATTATCTACCTTTCGTAATCTAGccttaaaatcaattatttgattatctccagtttcttccttttgcgggttattccttttatctacctttttcaatttgaagcCTATATTGCCAGTGCTTATTACACTCTCTGTTATAGGTGAAGATGCATCAATCTCTTTGTGTGTAGTGTGTTTATCAAGATTTAAATGATGATCCTGTGCAATTGAAAAACTATCATTGCTCTTCAGATTAGAAATGGCATACTCATTTTGTACTGAATGTTTGTTTGTATCCATACTAAAGCTGGCACATAACTCTGATAATAACTGAGATGCAGGATCAAGAGGTAATGAAGGTACATTACCTGCAATTCCacttttttttacagatcCTCCGTGTTTCATATCAgcactttgttttatttcattaaccAATTTTAACTCTAACATCTCCTTCATCCCTGGTTTGGATTCAAATGTATCTGTTATACCAACAGCAgcaggaggtggaggtggtggcgGAGGCGGTGGTGGTGCTTCTTCCGGAGATGATGTTAATTCCGTTGATTCCAGTCTTACGTTACTAGATACCTCTTTCGTTTTaagaattgtttttttatcatccAAAGATTTATTTACGGCACAATGTATTTCGCTAGTAGTTTCTCTGCGCCGTAAGTTTACACCAAATCTAGAACTAGCTTCTTTCACGGAAGGTTCTACATTTCTAACATCGTTGTTCTTATCATCTTGATCATCATTTACTTCATCCTTTATTTTCCATtctgattttaattttctgaCACTTACTGGTGAATTAGTTTTAATATGAGAAATATCACTATTTGGAGAAGCCGTTACAGGCGGAGGCAGATCACATTGATCTGCaggattaaaaatttcatctgGTGGTGGTGGCAAGTCAATAGGTGGTGGAGGAAATTCAAGATCAGCAAGTGTTGGTTGAACGGATCTTGATGGACTGGCTGTTCTGAAACCAGTATTATTTGGACCTCGGAAAGTTCTTAATCCAATATtttctgtattattttttctaatcccTACTGTCCGACTGCGTGGTGAATTTGGTGGTTGATAAGTATTTACTACACCACTGGAAGAATTACTGCGTGTCATTTGAGGCTGATTACGTAAATTGTTTTGACGAGGAGAAAGCGAACGATGCTGCGGCGTATCCGTACTACTTGTAACGTCATGTTGTTCCACAACTGTAGATATTGCCGAAGTAGCTGCAATATTTTCTTGATTAGAAGGCATTCCACTCTGCCGAAGACTTTCTAGGTAGGCGCCAATTCTTGCACCCTTAGGTAGGGTACCATAACGGTTAATTGCTCTCTTAACATTTTGCACCTCTAGTGCACCTACATGTACCAActgaaataaatttgattataagcttcatatatttaaaaacgttGAAATTCATTCAAGCAGTGCTAAATGCATTTACCATTAGACAAAATTTTACAAGTTAAAAATATCTCAATAAATATTGATCGTCACATAATTTGTAATACTTTGGAATTACAATATTGTTACACGAATGACTACTATACATTTTAAGCCTGGCCACAATGCATGTTCATTGTACCTTCTGAGGCAGTACTTCCTTAGATGGATAAGGTCGtgttttaatttgtttctgATTGCATGGTATGTTGGAAACAGGTTCTGGCGAAGTTGATGGTTGAGGAACAAAATTAGGTTCTGCTGTCCCCTGAGACCCATCTCCATCGTCGTCCACTTCGCAACCTCCTGTAGTAATTGACTGTGTAGCCATTGTCACAAGATCTCGTGTGATACCTGAGTTGTCATTTAATAAACAAAGTATACTGTACATAatctatgattaaatattccTGCAGTAAGTAAGCATAACTTCATACAGGAATAGAACATATAGCTCTATCatagatgaaaaagaatttttgggtagaaaatatcaatgctatATTGTTTTActgtatatttctttcatataacTCAGGGTCATTCTCCTTAATCGTGATCATAAAGGGAAGTCAATTATATAGAAGactcttattataaataagtattatttcaatttcgtAATATGTATGTTTTTTTGTATGTACTAAAAATGACTGTTGAAAAAATACTGTCGAAAAAATCGTGCAGGCCAGAAGTAGTTATGATGAAGTGTTTCTTAATAGGTATTTTATAATgcacgtgcgtgcgtgcgtgaaTGTGTTTAGAAACATCAGTAAACTCACATAACACTGCTTGAACAcattcaaaatttatataaaaatacaatatttttcattaaaatatagaatttcTGTTAATTCTACAAGAAATGATTACAagtaatatctttaaaatggAAATtacttaaattaaaattacataaaaaaagaaaaatatataagatataaaataaaaatataaatatatttctattactttttttttgtaattacatCATGCATaaacatgatatatatttggattaatattaaaaagaaatattatatataaagatattattatcaatttatcataaaagcagtcataaagaaagaagaaaaataataataaactgcAACTACGTATAAATTGATTAAGATCAACTAGATACAAATGTGCACTGATATAATATCCAACAATTACTTTTAGAACTTTCAAGTATTTTGCATTTTACTATGCACATTCAGAACATATTGGCTCATGGAGAATGACCCACATTCCTGAAGCTATGAGCCACTGTAGATAACGTATAATAAAACCAACATAACTGAAATTCGAATTAATAGAATACAAGCTGGACGTGCATACATCATTAcacttaattaatataatgaaataccTTCAAAAATCTTATCAATACCATTTAGATCTGTGGCATCATCAAGTGCTATGGCGGCAGCATCGGTATTTTGTTGATCTTGTTCCTGGTATGCCGAATCGCGAAATGAACTGCACGATGATAATAGACTGTGGAAAAAATGAATCatcttgtaataatataaatcaaatccttttaaaattattagcttataaaataaataaaaacctACCTCGTTCGTTTTGGAGGTGCAGGTGCttgtttcccttttttatttgttgaaCGTCTCATTTGTacgatattactgttactttTACTCGATAATCCACCCACAAAAGTACTTAATTTAGTTACAGAACTAGCACCATCTAAatgtaagaaaattattacgatattacaaatataaatatgatagcacatataaacataaaatttttaataaattgcaTCACCTTGTGGTATACCAGAGGAAGACATTTGTTCAGATACAAGTACAAGTCCATGGATGTTTCCAGTACTACCAGTTTGTGATTTTTTATATGCAAGCAATGGAATTTCTCCTCCACCTTGCAGTTGTTTCTCAACttctaaagtatatatatatttatttgttaatatatgtaaataattatattagggggaccggaaagtaatgtcgtttctgcgcatgtcgatatttgattgtgattaaaaataaaaacttgttaaaaatttattcgtttgaatttaatttaagaaagcgacattactttccggtccacctaatatgTTAATTTAAGATTTAGAAAAtctaacaaatttattacctTCTGTAATACTAGATTCTTGAAACATATTTTCTAATGAATGATGAATTTCTTTGAAGGTTGGTCGTTCTACTGCAGACCATTGCCAACATTGTCTCATTAATTCGTATACTTTAGGTGGACAACCAGGTGGACATTCCATCCTATAACCCTTTTCCAACATATGATAAACATCTGTCAAATCCACACCAGGGTATGGAGACATGCCATAAGTCGCAATTTCCCACAATAAGATTCCAAATGCCCACACATCAGACTACACAAAAATTCAACCTATTATATTAAAGTTCTACCATCAGGTAtaggaaaattaatattattacctttgtagaaaatttattataagctAATCCTTCCGGGGCAGTCCATTTTATGGGAAATTTAGCACCAGCATGAGCTGTATATGTATCATCTCTCATTAATCGTGCTAAACCAAAATCTGCGACTTTTACTAAATGATTTTCTCCAACCAAACAATTACGTGCTGCTAAATCTCTGTTGTAAAAAATCAAGTAAtgctttaatataattacaacacaaaatataaacaattattgtcaaaaatatttaaaatatacgtatagtacagatatgattaataatacattgtaATTCtacattgtaatatattatattgtaatatacattgaaattatatattataatgtaaataccTGTGAATAAAATTTCTGCTTTCTAAATAGCTCATACCACTTGCTATTTGAGTTGCCATGTGCATGAGAACAACAGCATTTATTTGATGTTTGCTTTCATTACGCAAGTAATCTAATAAATTTCCTTTACTCATAAATTctgtaataatgtaaaatggTGGTTCACGTGTACAAACTCCTAATAATTGTACCAAATTTCtgtgtttcatttctttcattatagcAGCTTCTTCCAGAAAATCTTTAAGTGCCATGGTATCTTCCTgtaattaaagattaaaaatattattgtaaatataattataaataaatatgaacgatatcagaatattattatagatacctTTAATGTCTTCACAGCAACTGTCATATTATACCTCTTCCAAACTGCTTCATATACATCACCATACTGTCCCCCACCTAATTTATGCCTCATTACTATATCAGTCCGATTAATTTCCCATTCATCTGGCTCTGAAATACATTACAGTTTATATGATTTTACACAGtctaatgtattatataatatttgcataaaaagttctttaatattaagagacttatatattaaaaaatttagtgtgttaatatataaattataatattatcagaaacttttattgttttatttttctttttttctttttagaatgACATATTTTAGATGAATTAAGCTGAAAAtgcataattattttattctcccAATAACCTGTTAATAATacaagttattaataatactttatgTTTTAAAGTCATGCATATCaagttttatcaaatttatagtatattaaaacaaaattagaaagataaagaaggaaactaaagagatgaataaaataaataacattaatttttcttttatttaggGATTGAGTACTTGAAAAAATGTgcttgaataaaaaaaaagaaaaaaaaaaagaaaaaaaaagaaaagaaaaaaaagaaaaagaaaaaaaaaatattgacaaaAATGTATACGCCACCTGGACTAAGTGGAAACACAGTAGGCTTATTATGCTTTGGTGCAGGATAAAGCAGTTGCGTAATAAGACCGTCAGCAAGCATTGAATGATGGTGAACCAGTTCAGCTAATGTATTAAATTTACTTTCTGTTGTGACAAACATCTGAAATGATGAAATATGAGAGTTATATGAATTTGTATTTGTTAAGTAACGAACTAACCTTTCCTTCACTATCTTCATTGATTCTATAATGATACACTCGTCCTTCATATCTTAAAGAAATGCTACGTTGACCTGGACTACTCTCTGATTCACGAACAAGAAAACTACCATTTATGCCAGAACTTAAAAGATATTCTGCAGCATTTCTAGATATTCTTCCATGATACCAAGAATGCTTTTCCAAGGAATTAACAGGAGTTACATAGTTCGACGGAACCCACCCTACTTGACCAGCACTTGAATGTGCTTCACACCACTCTCCACTTTTATTATAACTGAGAATACGTACTTGTTCAcctgtttataaaaattataaaaaatcatattattatcaattcaaaagaatgaaactacCAGTATTGCAAATATGCTAATATATACCTTTCTTCAAACTAAGCTGATTTTCTCCTCCTGCTTGAAAATCATATAATGCAACAAATAATTGCGGATCATCTTCTTCTTGTGTTAAAAGATTCTCCTTGCTAGTCCACCTATTCAAACATCattgtaaatattcttattcaaatataattttttttagttgCAGAATATTGCTTTAaaccatatatttatttttttacaactGACGATAagagatattttcaaattattaaatacttcCAAATTTAGCCTGTTAGACATTATCATATACTtgttaaatttgtaaaaatgaaacttcgtaaagaaatatattaaacagaCTTGAATTTTCAACCATAAAATATAAGTTGATCATAAaatatagaaggaaaaaaaagagaaaacataaatgcatacatatgcatacacctatacacatatgcagttaataaacaatttatatatttaacctGTTAGCAGCTTCAAGGAGTCCACTAGTAGATATGCTAGTATGTTGCTGAATATTTGTTTGTTGTGAAATTGGTTGAACATTAGAACTACTAGGCGGATCCCCCTCTGGTAATGCTGGAATGTGAGGTAGGGGTCTACTTTGTAATAGAGCctctgtaaaaaaagaaaaataatgagaataaagatAGGGACaagaatgatgatgatataacagtatctttttcattcacaAACTAATTCAATCTTTATTGAGGATGACTATTGCATAACAGTATCTATATAGAATTGTGCctctaaattttttataaactctACCAAGTTACATAacaggaaaaaataattttatttattaataattcaaataagaataaaaaagttattgttctattaaaaataaaaaaaaaattgtataataaatcaatttatatacaaGATAGTTCACAGTCATACTTATAATCATGAGCAATGGTACATAGTACATGCTATCATAACTTTTCATTACAAGTATCATTGTagataatttcatatatttcaaaagttaacgctaatttaaaaaaaaaatataatataaaaaaatataatataaaaaaatataatatgttaaaaatataatcattataaattatataagtaataGATCACATTTTgagatatgtaatatttaataaaaataatgataatgatagttCAATAGAAAATTGATAGATGTTAAAAAGAAGACTTTAAAAAAGAGGGTGGAAATTTGGAAAGCAAAAGAATATACATAAGAATTGATACACATTACCACTATGTTCAGTAAATATGTTAGATCCTATAATACGAGACTCCTTTAAATTTCTGGGTTGCTTTCGCGTTTGTCGCACGGTAGACCCGGCTGGAATTATTCTGTCTTTAGTTTGTTGAGCACCCATAGTTCCTCAATTACCATGCCCTTATATTCCCTCGGCTACAAATACGCCGAGGCCAAGTTCCTCACGCACTCACTTTTGACACACTATTCAAACTTACATTATACGTTTTATAAAGCAAAACGCGGGTTTATTTTAAATCACAAATCACTGTGATGTCCCTTATATTCACATTTTTATATGTCAATTACGCTCGCTACTCTCGCCATATTTGACAGCTTTGACGTCGATTATTTAGTTTGTCGGCGCATTGCTGCGGGGCAGCACATCGGGGGTTGGTTTACATGCGTGCACGAATTACATGTTCATTGATGCGTCGAATTTGACTTTTTCGATTGGTCgtgaattgaattttttctcttcatatatttctatttttaataataccaaattgatatttacatattgatgataaataacgatttttctttatgtacAATACAACGATAAGTAACTTTTCTAATCAGCATTAAAAAGCTCTTTATGTTCATGAAAGTGAATCCACTAGTACTAACGCTAACGTATAGATTGCTGTTCATTGGATGTATATTATCTATGAGAGTTGAAAATACGTAATATTacattgtatatatctattacaaATCTTTACTAATTATATGTTTACCCATAATGCTTTAGACTAGAGAACAGAATGtagttttaaaaaattgacACTATCGAGATGACGAAATCGTTGTTAATGTGATTGATAGTCAATTTAAAGGAGAATTTTTAAGCGCGATTGTCTAAATACGAGGCATAGATGCAATCGTAAGCGATTGCAGCGCTAGTTTTCCTAGAGACGACAAGGATCTATACTACTTTGTAACATATTTGCCTTTGCTGGTCGCCATAGAACTTGCTATAAATTACACGAAATATTTGATGTAATTTGGGTGAGctctttcattaatttaacatCTAGAAGTTCAACCTTTTTATTAGTATCTCGCGTGATGTTTAGTTAGAAGTACAAGGATTTTATTATACGGAGGTCATTATTAGTTATGCCTCTGACTGATCTTCTCTCCGGGTAAATTTATATGAGAAAATCAACAATTTTCTTACATATTTCAGAAAAACTATGCATTGACAGTTTGGCAATGACATActacaaatataaatgaacGATTTTCCAATTGTATATATGCGTCTTATTTCATTTGCATACGTATTTTCATACCAATACATCTTTATTTAGAAATGACAAATTGTCATTTCATTAGATCTAAAAAacttactttatatatttaaaaagaaaatgatattattttttatattcatcatTGTCTtgtctataaatatatcaatttttttgttactttttctaGCTCATGATGTTCAGTTTGCATGGCAGATAACAGATGGCTGGAAGCAAGatcatattaacaattatcttTAATGCCTACTCCaaggattaattttttatcagcTTATCAAAGAACCTGTTACTGTCAAGATGAGTGTCAATATAGCAAGTATTGctgatctttttaatttactaGAATCTAATAAACTtggagaagtagaagaaataaagcAAGTATTCCATGAACACTTCTTGTGTAGTAAGTAAATTATGTCTTCTATA
This is a stretch of genomic DNA from Vespa crabro chromosome 3, iyVesCrab1.2, whole genome shotgun sequence. It encodes these proteins:
- the LOC124422929 gene encoding tyrosine-protein kinase Abl isoform X3 produces the protein MGAQQTKDRIIPAGSTVRQTRKQPRNLKESRIIGSNIFTEHSEALLQSRPLPHIPALPEGDPPSSSNVQPISQQTNIQQHTSISTSGLLEAANRWTSKENLLTQEEDDPQLFVALYDFQAGGENQLSLKKGEQVRILSYNKSGEWCEAHSSAGQVGWVPSNYVTPVNSLEKHSWYHGRISRNAAEYLLSSGINGSFLVRESESSPGQRSISLRYEGRVYHYRINEDSEGKMFVTTESKFNTLAELVHHHSMLADGLITQLLYPAPKHNKPTVFPLSPEPDEWEINRTDIVMRHKLGGGQYGDVYEAVWKRYNMTVAVKTLKEDTMALKDFLEEAAIMKEMKHRNLVQLLGVCTREPPFYIITEFMSKGNLLDYLRNESKHQINAVVLMHMATQIASGMSYLESRNFIHRDLAARNCLVGENHLVKVADFGLARLMRDDTYTAHAGAKFPIKWTAPEGLAYNKFSTKSDVWAFGILLWEIATYGMSPYPGVDLTDVYHMLEKGYRMECPPGCPPKVYELMRQCWQWSAVERPTFKEIHHSLENMFQESSITEEVEKQLQGGGEIPLLAYKKSQTGSTGNIHGLVLVSEQMSSSGIPQDGASSVTKLSTFVGGLSSKSNSNIVQMRRSTNKKGKQAPAPPKRTSLLSSCSSFRDSAYQEQDQQNTDAAAIALDDATDLNGIDKIFEGGCEVDDDGDGSQGTAEPNFVPQPSTSPEPVSNIPCNQKQIKTRPYPSKEVLPQKLVHVGALEVQNVKRAINRYGTLPKGARIGAYLESLRQSGMPSNQENIAATSAISTVVEQHDVTSSTDTPQHRSLSPRQNNLRNQPQMTRSNSSSGVVNTYQPPNSPRSRTVGIRKNNTENIGLRTFRGPNNTGFRTASPSRSVQPTLADLEFPPPPIDLPPPPDEIFNPADQCDLPPPVTASPNSDISHIKTNSPVSVRKLKSEWKIKDEVNDDQDDKNNDVRNVEPSVKEASSRFGVNLRRRETTSEIHCAVNKSLDDKKTILKTKEVSSNVRLESTELTSSPEEAPPPPPPPPPPPAAVGITDTFESKPGMKEMLELKLVNEIKQSADMKHGGSVKKSGIAGNVPSLPLDPASQLLSELCASFSMDTNKHSVQNEYAISNLKSNDSFSIAQDHHLNLDKHTTHKEIDASSPITESVISTGNIGFKLKKVDKRNNPQKEETGDNQIIDFKARLRKVDNAEKDKVVEDKTKRFDDIGSSITDSSELGTDDQVDDKRRSTGSISSLKKLWENKEASCDNQPLSPKLSVRGVNKPDIVDAGEDSPEDHSGASTRSSTSKGDTRVWPPTSSTDIEKPVVPAKPLKPLVSSTKHFGSSIYATPNCNKSTSQTDEDANKQTAESKGAVKHSVIEISNVIENSILNLKGSPTIIMASWLQLSDKVGLLHGMCISLTDTAIAPHARFQFRDLLTRLELQARQLRAAGTRNIAENTRLLSEVQNTIKDVINTVQR
- the LOC124422929 gene encoding tyrosine-protein kinase Abl isoform X2 — its product is MGAQQTKDRIIPAGSTVRQTRKQPRNLKESRIIGSNIFTEHSEALLQSRPLPHIPALPEGDPPSSSNVQPISQQTNIQQHTSISTSGLLEAANRWTSKENLLTQEEDDPQLFVALYDFQAGGENQLSLKKGEQVRILSYNKSGEWCEAHSSAGQVGWVPSNYVTPVNSLEKHSWYHGRISRNAAEYLLSSGINGSFLVRESESSPGQRSISLRYEGRVYHYRINEDSEGKMFVTTESKFNTLAELVHHHSMLADGLITQLLYPAPKHNKPTVFPLSPEPDEWEINRTDIVMRHKLGGGQYGDVYEAVWKRYNMTVAVKTLKEDTMALKDFLEEAAIMKEMKHRNLVQLLGVCTREPPFYIITEFMSKGNLLDYLRNESKHQINAVVLMHMATQIASGMSYLESRNFIHRDLAARNCLVGENHLVKVADFGLARLMRDDTYTAHAGAKFPIKWTAPEGLAYNKFSTKSDVWAFGILLWEIATYGMSPYPGVDLTDVYHMLEKGYRMECPPGCPPKVYELMRQCWQWSAVERPTFKEIHHSLENMFQESSITEEVEKQLQGGGEIPLLAYKKSQTGSTGNIHGLVLVSEQMSSSGIPQDGASSVTKLSTFVGGLSSKSNSNIVQMRRSTNKKGKQAPAPPKRTSLLSSCSSFRDSAYQEQDQQNTDAAAIALDDATDLNGITRDLVTMATQSITTGGCEVDDDGDGSQGTAEPNFVPQPSTSPEPVSNIPCNQKQIKTRPYPSKEVLPQKLVHVGALEVQNVKRAINRYGTLPKGARIGAYLESLRQSGMPSNQENIAATSAISTVVEQHDVTSSTDTPQHRSLSPRQNNLRNQPQMTRSNSSSGVVNTYQPPNSPRSRTVGIRKNNTENIGLRTFRGPNNTGFRTASPSRSVQPTLADLEFPPPPIDLPPPPDEIFNPADQCDLPPPVTASPNSDISHIKTNSPVSVRKLKSEWKIKDEVNDDQDDKNNDVRNVEPSVKEASSRFGVNLRRRETTSEIHCAVNKSLDDKKTILKTKEVSSNVRLESTELTSSPEEAPPPPPPPPPPPAAVGITDTFESKPGMKEMLELKLVNEIKQSADMKHGGSVKKSGIAGNVPSLPLDPASQLLSELCASFSMDTNKHSVQNEYAISNLKSNDSFSIAQDHHLNLDKHTTHKEIDASSPITESVISTGNIGFKLKKVDKRNNPQKEETGDNQIIDFKARLRKVDNAEKDKVVEDKTKRFDDIGSSITDSSELGTDDQVDDKRRSTGSISSLKKLWENKEASCDNQPLSPKLSVRGVNKPDIVDAGEDSPEDHSGASTRSSTSKGDTRVWPPTSSTDIEKPVVPAKPLKPLVSSTKHFGSSIYATPNCNKSTSQTDEDANKQTAESKGAVKHSVIEISNVIENSILNLKGSPTIIMASWLQLSDKVGLLHGMCISLTDTAIAPHARFQFRDLLTRLELQARQLRAAGTRNIAENTRLLSEVQNTIKDVINTVQR